Genomic DNA from Brenneria izadpanahii:
GGCGCATCCAGGGCGACGAGCACCAGTAACGCGGCGCTCCCGCCAAACTCCTTGGGCGCTTGGTGAAACGCCAGCACATCGGGATGTTGCGCCAGCCACAGCGGCGTCTGCTGTTTTAGAATATGTTTGCCGTGACCGTGCATAACGCAGGCGCAATAAACATGTTCCCGGCGGCAGGCGGCCAGCAGCGCGCCCAGTTCCTGTTTGGCCTGCAATTGCGTCAGACCGTGCAGATCGAGAAATAACTCAGGGGAATAATCTCCCCGCCGCAGTTTCTTCAATTCATAGTGGTCGACGCCGGGGCGAACGTAGCGGGTCGGGCCGTCGCTTTCCAACTGCGGCTGAAATTCGTCTGAAAAATAAAAACTGGCGTCGACCTGCTCCTGCAATGCCCGTCTGGGCGGCAACTCGCTGAGTTTGCGGCGCGCCGGCTTATGGAGATAGGTATCCTGGCGCAGCTTTTTAGCGCCGGAGACTGAAGCACGAAACAGCTGTAATTCTTCGTCATTCAGTGAGTATTTATTCTTCATCGGTTTGTCACTCTACATCAACATTCCGCCAGTTTACCTTTTCTCTGTTCCGCCGCTAAATAAAAGTCTGCTAAACCTTAGCTCGGCAGGTTATAACTGCTGATTTGTCGCGGGCTTCATGGCAAACTAGGCGTCAATTTTCCATTCGGATGTGTCTGCGGAGGATAACCTTGGACAAAATTTTCGTCGACGAGGCCATCAACGATCTTCATACCATACAGGATATGTTGCGTTGGGCCGTCAGCCGGTTTAACGCAGCCAATGTCTATTATGGTCACGGTACGGATAATCCCTGGGATGAAGCGGTTCAGCTGGTTCTGCCCAGTTTGTTTTTACCTCTTGATATTCCAGAGGATATGTATACCTCGCGTTTAACTTCCAGCGAGCGTCATCGCATTGTCGAACGCGTTATTCGCCGGGTAAATGAACGCATCCCGGTCGCCTATCTGACCAACAAAGCCTGGTTCTGCGGCCTGGAATTTTATGTCGATGAGCGGGTTTTGGTGCCGCGTTCGCCTATCGGCGAATTAATCGGCAATTACTTCGGCGAACTGCTGCCGAAAGCGCCCGCACATATTCTGGATATGTGCACCGGCAGCGGCTGTATTGCGATTGCCTGCGCCCAAGCTTTTCCGCAAGCGGAAGTCGACGCGGTGGACATCTCTGCGGATGTGCTGGCGGTGACCGAACAGAACATACAGCAACACGGCATGGAACATTGCGTTACGCCCATCCGTTCCGATCTGTTCCGCGACTTGCCCGCCATCCAGTACGACCTGATCGTGACCAATCCGCCTTATGTCGATGAAGAAGACATGTCGGATCTGCCGCAGGAATTCCGCTATGAGCCGGAATTGGGGCTGGCGGCAGGGAGCGACGGCCTGAAACTGGTGCGCCGTATTCTGGCTTGCGCGCCGGACTATCTCAGCGATGACGGCGTGCTGATTTGCGAAGTGGGCAACAGCATGGTGCACTTGATCGAGCAATATCCCGATATCCCGTTCACCTGGCTGGAGTTCGACAACGGCGGAGACGGGGTATTCATGTTGACCAAATCTCAACTCGTTGATTGTCAAACGCATTTCAGCATATATCGTGACTGATTCGATACATAAGTTAAAACCATTATTGATACGCTAAGGAGTTGTGATGGCAGGCAACAGTATTGGGCAGTTTTTCCGCGTCACCACATTTGGTGAGTCTCACGGAATTGCCCTGGGCTGTGTGGTTGACGGCGTACCGCCAGGGATCCCGCTGACGGAGGCCGATCTGCAACACGATCTGGATCGCCGCCGCCCAGGGACGTCCCGTTACACGACCCAGCGTCGTGAACCCGACCAGGTTCGTATTCTCTCGGGAGTATTTGACGGCGTAACCACCGGAACCAGCATTGGCTTACTGATCGAAAATACCGATCAGCGTTCTCAGGATTACAGCGCCATCAAAGACGTTTTCCGCCCAGGTCATGCCGATTACACCTATGAACAAAAATATGGTCTGCGTGATTATCGCGGCGGCGGCCGCTCTTCGGCGCGAGAAACCGCGATGCGGGTCGCGGCCGGGGCGATAGCGAAAAAGTATCTGCAACAGCAGCACGGCGTGAAAATTCGCGGCTATCTATCCCAGATCGGCGATGTGGCCTGTGAGCTGAAAGATTGGGATCTGGTTGAACAGAATCCTTTTTTCTGCCCGGACGCCGACAAATTGGATGCCTTGGACGAGCTGATGCGGGCGCTGAAAAAAGAAGGCGATTCCATCGGCGCCAAGGTCAGCGTGGTGGCCGAGTCGGTTCCCGCCGGGTTGGGTGAGCCGGTATTTGATCGTCTTGACGCCGATCTGGCGCACGCCCTGATGAGCATCAATGCGGTGAAAGGGGTGGAAATTGGCGACGGCTTCGCGGTGGTGACGAAACGCGGCAGCGAAAACCGCGATGAGATTACCCCGCAGGGTTTCCAGAGCAACCACGCCGGCGGCATTTTAGGCGGCATCAGCAGCGGACAGCACATTATTGCTCATTTGGCGTTGAAACCGACGTCCAGCATTATGGTGCCGGGAAAAACCATTAACCGTCAGGGCGAAGCGACGGAAATGGTAACCCGCGGACGTCACGATCCCTGCGTGGGGATCCGCGCGGTGCCGATTGCCGAAGCGATGATGGCGATTGTATTAATGGATCACCTGCTGCGCCAGCGTGCGCAGTGTGGCGATGTCGAAAGTCAGGTTCCCCGCTGGTAACACATAATGAAAAAAGGGTTAGTTGGGTTTATCGCGTTGGTATGCTGCGCACCGCTATGGGCGAAGACCCCCTGGCAGGAAATAACGCACCCGGTTGCGGGCGCGCCTCAGGCCATCGGCAGTTTTTCCAATGGTTGCATCATCGGCGCTCATCCGCTGCCGCTGCAGTCGCCGGATTATCAAGTCATGCGCGTCGATCAGCGGCGCTACTATGGTCATCCCGATCTGCTGGCTTTTATTTCCCGCCTGAGCGCAACGGTTAAGCGCCGTACGGCCGCCAATGTATTGATTGGCGATATGGGGATGCCGGCCGGCGGGCGTTTTAGCAGCGGCCATGCCAGCCATCAGTCCGGCCTGGATGTTGATATCTGGCTGCAATTACCGAAGCGGCGCTGGAGCGAGCAACAGCTTCTTAAGCCGCAGCCTATCGATCTGGTCGCGGGAAATGGCCGCCAGATTAATCCCCGCGTTTGGCGGCCTGAAGTGGCGACGCTGGTGAAGCTGGCGGCGAAAGATAGCGAAGTGACGCGCATTTTCGTTCATCCGGCGATAAAAAAACAGCTGTGCGTCGAAGCGGGTCAGGATCGTGACTGGCTACGCAAAGTTCGTCCGTGGTTCGGCCACCGCGCGCATATGCACGTTCGTCTGCGCTGTCCGGCCGATAGCCTGGAGTGTCAGGAGCAGGCGCCGCCGCCCCAAGGCGATGGATGCGGCGCTGAGTTAACCAGTTGGTTCCAGCCTAAGCAGCCGGGACAGGAGCAGCCGGTCAAAACCTCGCCGCCGCCTTTACCCTCTACATGTCAGTCTTTAGTCGATAAGCATTTTGCAGCGGAATAATTTATGGATTGGTTTGTTGTCGGTCCGGAAATGCTGGGCATTCTTTTTTTGGTCGCCGTTCTGGCTGGATTTATAGACTCTATCGCCGGTGGCGGCGGTTTATTATGCGTACCGGCTTTGCTTGCCGTCGGGCTGTCGCCCGCGCAGGCGCTGGCGACCAATAAATTGCAATCCGTCGGCGGTTCGTTTTCAGCCAGCCTCTATTTTATCCGCCGCCGGGCGGTTAATCTGGTCGAGCAGAAGCTGGCAATCGCCTTGACCTTCATCGGTTCGACGTTTGGCGCCTGGCTAATCCAGCAGATTCACGCCGATTTTCTGCGGCAGCTGTTGCCCGTGCTGATTATTGGCATCGGACTCTATTTTTTGCTGTCGCCGAAGATTGGCGATGAAGACCGGCAGCGCCGTCTTTCCGGGCTGCCTTTTGCCGTGATTGCCGGCGGCTGCGTCGGGTTCTATGACGGTTTCTTTGGTCCGGGAGCCGGCTCGTTCTATGCGCTGGCTTTTGTCACCTTGAGCGGTTTTAATCTGGCGAAGGCGACGGCGCATGCCAAAATCCTTAATTTCACCTCTAATTTCGGCGGGCTGCTGTTTTTTATGCTTGGCGGTAAAGTGGTGTGGGGGCTGGGCGCGGTGATGCTGGCGGGGCAGTTTATCGGCGCGCGTCTCGGCGCCAAAATGGTGTTGAGCAAGGGGCAAAAGCTGATTCGCCCTATGCTGGTGATTGTTTCCGCCATCATGAGCTGCAAACTTATTTATGACAACCATGGGCATGACATCGCACATTGGCTGGGGCAATTTTTCTGATGGCGACAAAAACAAATACGAGTACGCATCACTATCAGCAGTTAATCGATATTTTTAATGATTGCTTTAGCGAAGAGTACAACACCCGCCTGGTCAAGGGCGATGATGAGCCAATCTATCTGCCGGCGGACGAGCAGGCGCCGTATCATCGGATTATCTTTGCGCACGGTTTTTACGCCAGCGCGCTGCACGAAATTTCCCACTGGTGCATTGCCGGCGAAAAACGGCGTTTGCAGGTCGATTTCGGCTACTGGTATTGTCCCGATGGGCGCGACGCCATGACTCAGTCTCAGTTTGAGTCCGTTGAGATCAAGCCGCAGGCGTTCGATTGGCTGTTCTGCGCGGCGGCGGATTTTCCGTTCAACGTCAGCTGCGACAATTTGAATGGCGACGTCGAGCCGGATCGCATCGCTTTTCAACGCCGGGTGCATGCGCAGGTGATGCAGTATCTGCAGCAGGGGATCCCGGCGCGGCCCGCGCGCTTTATTAATGCGTTACAATCGTTTTACAATACGCCGCCGCTGACGGCCGAACGCTTTCCCTATCCAGCCGATCTCTGCTGAATCGCGCTGAAAACCGATTAACTGAGGATGATAAATGATCGCAGAATTTGAGGCGCGTATTCTGGCGCTGATTGATGACATGGTGGAGCATGCCAGCGACGACGAACTTTTTGCCGGCGGCTATCTGCAGGGTCATTTGACGGTGTCGGTGGCGGAAGCGGAGGAGAACGGCGAGCATACTCCCGAAGCGCTTTATGCGCGGGTCAGCGGCAGCATTGATAAAGCCATCAAAAACGGCGAGCTGTCTCCTCCGGATCAAGCGCTGGTGAATGATATGTGGGAAAGGCTATTCCAGCAGGCGATGAGCCGGAAAACGCATTAAAGGTATGGTTCTACTGTTCCGGCGGGGGCGGCCCGCCGGAACGGATAGCGTTGTTTTTTAAAACCACGCGCATAACAGATAAAAGAACAGCAAACTGACCAGAACGCAGATAACCATGCTGCGGATAAAAAACGCGATAACGGCGCTAAAGATCGCTCCCCAGAAATAAGGATTATCGGGAAACGGCCGTAAATCTCCCTGGGCAAACAGGATCACGGGGCCGCAGATCGCGCTGAGCAGACAAGGCGCCGAGTATTTCAGCGCGTCATGCGCTAGTCCCGGCAGTTTTACCGGCGTTCGGGGTTCAAGAAAGATGTAACGGTTGAAAAATACGATCCCGGCCAGCGCGCACAGCAATAACCAACTCATACTTCCTCCCTCGCTATGCGCGAGACCATGACGGAAAACATCATTCCGCAAAGACCGGAAATAATAATCGCCCCTTCAATATGATAGTAAGACAGCAGCATAGAGCCGAGCAGCGAAAACAGCACGCCGGAAAAAACGCTGAGACGATTAATCATCGGTACGATTAGCGTAATAAAGGTGGCGATAATTGAAAAATCGAGGTGATATTTTTCCAGATCGGGAATGGCGTTCGCCATAAAAATACCCAGCAGTCCGCATATATTCCAGCAAAGATAAAATACCAGTCCGGCGCCAATCAGATAACCCGGCGTCAGCGTTTCTTTATTCTTTTTCGCCATGCTCAGCGCAAAGAGTTCATCCGTAAGCAGAAAACCGATTGGAATACGGTAACGGGCGCGTAATAGGGAAACGAACTCCCTGAGCGTCAGTCCGTAAATAAAATGTTGGGCGGTCAGAAAAAAGATCGAGACGACGATGGTAAATAAGCTGGCCCCGGACATCAGCAGGCCGAGAGTGACGAGCTGCGCGGCGCCGGCAAAGATGATGGCGGACATTCCGACGGCCTGCCATAGGCTCAACCCGGATTGTATCGCCATGGAGCCGGCCAGGATCCCCCATGGAATGACCGACAGGCACAGCGGCAACATCGCCACCGCTCCGGCGGTAAAGCCATGCCATGGGGACGGCGTTTTATTGTCATCCGGCGATAACACGTCAGCCTCAGGCGTATTCATAGATAATCATATCCTCAAAAAAAACGATGAATGCAGCCTACGGCGATAGCGTAATAATGTATTGAATAAAATTGCTCAGTATACTCGTCATACTTCACGTCGCAGGTGCGTTGGCCGCGCTCAGCCACCCGAATCACTTACCTGACGGGATTCCTTCTCTTGCCGCCTTCCTGCAACTCGAATTATTTAGCGTATAAATAAATGCCGCTAACCTTTTATCTGATAATTCGCAGGGAAATTCAGCGAGCGTATAAATTCGCCCGGCGTGATGCCCAGGGCTTTTTTAAAGTGCCGATTGAAATGACTTTGATCGGAAAATCCGCACAATGAGGAAACGGTTAATATGCTGTGTCCCGCCAGTAATAATGATTTAGCTTTTCGCAGCCGGGCATGAACTAAATAAGCGTGCGGCGTCATGCCCACCGTTTTTTTAAACTGGCGTAAAAAATGCCACGGGCTGAGCGTCGCGATATTAGCCAGTTCGATCAGCGACACATCCTGTTCGGGGCAGGCATCGATTAATGCTTTAACGTTGGCGATATGGTTAGCGGAATCCGGTAAGTCGCGTTCGAAGACACGGCTTTTCCCATATCGCATGATCAACCAGGCCAGCGATGAGAAGAGCAGCGTTTCTTTCAATAGCGAGTTGCCCTCCTGCGTTAATAGAGTAAATGTCAGAAGCAGTTGCTCCGACAGACCGGGATCGTGCACCACCGCATCTGGAAACCAGGGAATCGCCCCCTGGGATTGTTGAAGGTCGCGGGAAAGGGAACGCAGCAAATCAAGGGTGGGGTAAATCGCCCGATATGACCATCCGCCGGCCACGGCTGAATGTCCGGTATGAATTTCATCGGCGTTCACCAAAATAATGTCGCCTTTGGGCGCTACGTGATCGCCGCCGGTGCGATAAAAACGCTGCGCGCCTTCTTCAATGACGCCGATACAGAAATTTTCATGCGCGTGGCGGGAGAAACGCTGCTGTTTGTAATGCGCTTGCAGCATTTCCAAACCGCCGAACTCTTTAAAATGGCGAAAATGGGCTTGTTCCTTCTCTTTCTCCGCCATTGAGCGCCTCCCGTGATTTTGCCCGTTTGGTATAAAATTGCCTCAGTGTTTAATCTG
This window encodes:
- the smrB gene encoding endonuclease SmrB; the encoded protein is MKNKYSLNDEELQLFRASVSGAKKLRQDTYLHKPARRKLSELPPRRALQEQVDASFYFSDEFQPQLESDGPTRYVRPGVDHYELKKLRRGDYSPELFLDLHGLTQLQAKQELGALLAACRREHVYCACVMHGHGKHILKQQTPLWLAQHPDVLAFHQAPKEFGGSAALLVLVALDAPS
- the prmB gene encoding 50S ribosomal protein L3 N(5)-glutamine methyltransferase codes for the protein MDKIFVDEAINDLHTIQDMLRWAVSRFNAANVYYGHGTDNPWDEAVQLVLPSLFLPLDIPEDMYTSRLTSSERHRIVERVIRRVNERIPVAYLTNKAWFCGLEFYVDERVLVPRSPIGELIGNYFGELLPKAPAHILDMCTGSGCIAIACAQAFPQAEVDAVDISADVLAVTEQNIQQHGMEHCVTPIRSDLFRDLPAIQYDLIVTNPPYVDEEDMSDLPQEFRYEPELGLAAGSDGLKLVRRILACAPDYLSDDGVLICEVGNSMVHLIEQYPDIPFTWLEFDNGGDGVFMLTKSQLVDCQTHFSIYRD
- the aroC gene encoding chorismate synthase, producing MAGNSIGQFFRVTTFGESHGIALGCVVDGVPPGIPLTEADLQHDLDRRRPGTSRYTTQRREPDQVRILSGVFDGVTTGTSIGLLIENTDQRSQDYSAIKDVFRPGHADYTYEQKYGLRDYRGGGRSSARETAMRVAAGAIAKKYLQQQHGVKIRGYLSQIGDVACELKDWDLVEQNPFFCPDADKLDALDELMRALKKEGDSIGAKVSVVAESVPAGLGEPVFDRLDADLAHALMSINAVKGVEIGDGFAVVTKRGSENRDEITPQGFQSNHAGGILGGISSGQHIIAHLALKPTSSIMVPGKTINRQGEATEMVTRGRHDPCVGIRAVPIAEAMMAIVLMDHLLRQRAQCGDVESQVPRW
- the mepA gene encoding penicillin-insensitive murein endopeptidase: MKKGLVGFIALVCCAPLWAKTPWQEITHPVAGAPQAIGSFSNGCIIGAHPLPLQSPDYQVMRVDQRRYYGHPDLLAFISRLSATVKRRTAANVLIGDMGMPAGGRFSSGHASHQSGLDVDIWLQLPKRRWSEQQLLKPQPIDLVAGNGRQINPRVWRPEVATLVKLAAKDSEVTRIFVHPAIKKQLCVEAGQDRDWLRKVRPWFGHRAHMHVRLRCPADSLECQEQAPPPQGDGCGAELTSWFQPKQPGQEQPVKTSPPPLPSTCQSLVDKHFAAE
- a CDS encoding sulfite exporter TauE/SafE family protein; protein product: MDWFVVGPEMLGILFLVAVLAGFIDSIAGGGGLLCVPALLAVGLSPAQALATNKLQSVGGSFSASLYFIRRRAVNLVEQKLAIALTFIGSTFGAWLIQQIHADFLRQLLPVLIIGIGLYFLLSPKIGDEDRQRRLSGLPFAVIAGGCVGFYDGFFGPGAGSFYALAFVTLSGFNLAKATAHAKILNFTSNFGGLLFFMLGGKVVWGLGAVMLAGQFIGARLGAKMVLSKGQKLIRPMLVIVSAIMSCKLIYDNHGHDIAHWLGQFF
- a CDS encoding elongation factor P hydroxylase, producing MATKTNTSTHHYQQLIDIFNDCFSEEYNTRLVKGDDEPIYLPADEQAPYHRIIFAHGFYASALHEISHWCIAGEKRRLQVDFGYWYCPDGRDAMTQSQFESVEIKPQAFDWLFCAAADFPFNVSCDNLNGDVEPDRIAFQRRVHAQVMQYLQQGIPARPARFINALQSFYNTPPLTAERFPYPADLC
- a CDS encoding YfcL family protein — translated: MIAEFEARILALIDDMVEHASDDELFAGGYLQGHLTVSVAEAEENGEHTPEALYARVSGSIDKAIKNGELSPPDQALVNDMWERLFQQAMSRKTH
- a CDS encoding AzlD domain-containing protein; protein product: MSWLLLCALAGIVFFNRYIFLEPRTPVKLPGLAHDALKYSAPCLLSAICGPVILFAQGDLRPFPDNPYFWGAIFSAVIAFFIRSMVICVLVSLLFFYLLCAWF
- a CDS encoding AzlC family ABC transporter permease, with product MLPLCLSVIPWGILAGSMAIQSGLSLWQAVGMSAIIFAGAAQLVTLGLLMSGASLFTIVVSIFFLTAQHFIYGLTLREFVSLLRARYRIPIGFLLTDELFALSMAKKNKETLTPGYLIGAGLVFYLCWNICGLLGIFMANAIPDLEKYHLDFSIIATFITLIVPMINRLSVFSGVLFSLLGSMLLSYYHIEGAIIISGLCGMMFSVMVSRIAREEV
- a CDS encoding helix-turn-helix transcriptional regulator — protein: MAEKEKEQAHFRHFKEFGGLEMLQAHYKQQRFSRHAHENFCIGVIEEGAQRFYRTGGDHVAPKGDIILVNADEIHTGHSAVAGGWSYRAIYPTLDLLRSLSRDLQQSQGAIPWFPDAVVHDPGLSEQLLLTFTLLTQEGNSLLKETLLFSSLAWLIMRYGKSRVFERDLPDSANHIANVKALIDACPEQDVSLIELANIATLSPWHFLRQFKKTVGMTPHAYLVHARLRKAKSLLLAGHSILTVSSLCGFSDQSHFNRHFKKALGITPGEFIRSLNFPANYQIKG